Proteins found in one Thalassophryne amazonica chromosome 1, fThaAma1.1, whole genome shotgun sequence genomic segment:
- the LOC117514891 gene encoding probable G-protein coupled receptor 34 yields MASISATTLPYSLPFSTSSPNQTVCSFDDKALRLPLTITYSLIFLFGLAGNLFALWVFIFLHGRHNSVRVFLINCAVADLVLLACLPFRIFYHVNGNQWVLGHIGCKVVGNLFYMNMYISITLLGLISLDRYIRLKGKSTARKRKRIRLWGTSQPWSRVACGAVWGLALLALVPMIVMAEDDEQTGKCFQYKQRRTEGKGKAYFNGAVVMFFWAVFVMLVVSYGKVAAQLLKVSQDKPNFPNAQRYARTAKKSFFVLFLFTVCFGPYHTFRPIYILTQLTENLSCDYLQQVDRTNEVMLLFSAFNSCLDPVMYFLLSGSVRKTALRALGHRLGNRLPFLQEATSQSSTEFRRPSAAVGFPNSDQSTSATPRASIVLMNSTLRRT; encoded by the coding sequence ATGGCATCCATCTCAGCCACCACTCTCCCTTACTCCCTTCCCTTCTCCACCAGCTCCCCAAATCAGACTGTGTGTTCGTTCGACGACAAGGCCCTACGTCTCCCTCTGACAATAACCTACTCCCTCATCTTCCTCTTTGGTCTCGCCGGTAACCTCTTTGCGCTGTGGGTCTTCATCTTCCTGCATGGAAGACATAATTCTGTGCGAGTGTTCCTCATCAACTGTGCTGTGGCTGACCTGGTCCTCCTGGCATGCCTGCCCTTCAGGATCTTCTACCACGTTAATGGAAACCAGTGGGTTCTGGGACACATAGGCTGCAAGGTGGTGGGAAACCTGTTTTATATGAACATGTACATCAGCATTACTTTGCTGGGGCTCATCAGCTTAGACAGGTACATAAGGTTAAAGGGGAAGAGCACAGCGCGGAAAAGAAAGAGGATTCGGCTGTGGGGGACCAGTCAGCCGTGGAGCCGGGTGGCATGTGGGGCAGTGTGGGGGCTGGCGCTGCTGGCACTGGTGCCAATGATCGTCATGGCTGAGGATGATGAACAAACCGGCAAATGCTTCCAGTACAAGCAGCGGCGCACAGAAGGTAAAGGGAAGGCCTACTTCAACGGCGCGGTGGTGATGTTTTTCTGGGCTGTCTTTGTCATGCTGGTGGTCTCCTATGGAAAGGTTGCTGCCCAACTGCTGAAGGTGTCACAGGACAAGCCAAACTTTCCAAATGCACAGCGGTATGCACGGACTGCCAAGAAGTCCTTCTTTGTCCTGTTTTTGTTCACCGTCTGCTTTGGGCCATATCACACCTTTCGCCCCATCTACATTCTGACCCAACTCACTGAGAACTTGTCCTGTGATTACCTGCAACAAGTCGACCGCACCAATGAGGTGATGCTACTCTTCTCTGCCTTCAACAGCTGTTTGGACCCTGTTATGTACTTCTTATTGTCTGGTTCAGTGCGTAAAACTGCCCTTCGAGCACTTGGTCATAGGCTTGGCAACCGGCTTCCCTTCCTACAGGAAGCAACATCTCAAAGCTCAACAGAGTTTAGACGACCATCTGCTGCTGTGGGGTTTCCCAACTCAGACCAGTCAACCTCAGCTACCCCAAGGGCCAGTATCGTGTTAATGAATTCCACCCTGCGCAGAACATGA